From a single Xylanibacillus composti genomic region:
- a CDS encoding zinc ribbon domain-containing protein, whose product MPCVKCGVNLDPHALFCPQCGTRQEESSESAAAQEAAAAEQAAGSNSQSRPANDTVAKVQENVSKASKEYWAFYKAKLKRPAAGSEQSSADQWVNGIITVVLTAIMLPLSMYLLYQIHNEYISGFFMTGYGLFSTPFTTLLVRPFFVILVLLAVIYGAIYVSTRLMKSEYSYKDVLGRFGAYLVIPMSLLAVMLLFSLIGVYQAAALFLLLGFLGAGTAISYTIYSLRNKDSAQGLDPFYAVLFTYLIVGILYWIIS is encoded by the coding sequence ATGCCATGTGTAAAATGCGGAGTCAATTTGGACCCCCATGCCTTGTTCTGCCCACAATGCGGGACTAGACAAGAAGAAAGCAGCGAATCCGCTGCTGCGCAAGAGGCTGCAGCCGCCGAGCAAGCTGCAGGAAGCAACAGCCAAAGCCGACCTGCTAATGATACCGTTGCGAAAGTACAGGAGAATGTCAGCAAAGCCTCGAAAGAGTACTGGGCATTCTACAAAGCAAAGCTGAAGCGCCCTGCTGCCGGCAGTGAACAGAGCAGTGCGGATCAGTGGGTGAACGGCATCATTACCGTTGTGCTTACCGCGATCATGCTTCCTCTATCGATGTATCTACTTTACCAGATTCATAATGAGTACATAAGCGGATTTTTCATGACGGGCTACGGGCTGTTCTCTACTCCATTCACGACACTGCTTGTGCGCCCCTTCTTCGTCATCCTCGTATTGCTTGCAGTTATATACGGCGCGATTTATGTCTCCACACGACTGATGAAGAGTGAATACAGCTACAAGGATGTCCTTGGCCGATTCGGCGCCTACTTGGTTATCCCGATGTCTCTGCTGGCTGTGATGCTGCTCTTCAGCTTAATTGGGGTGTACCAAGCGGCCGCGCTCTTCTTGCTTCTCGGCTTCTTGGGTGCTGGCACGGCCATCAGCTATACGATTTACTCCCTGCGCAACAAGGATTCGGCGCAAGGACTCGATCCCTTCTACGCTGTTCTCTTCACTTATTTGATCGTAGGCATCCTTTATTGGATCATCAGCTAA
- a CDS encoding lipoate--protein ligase family protein, with translation MEPSFWLAEGSYRIVERTDPLTGDALIPFAYEELRGRKVGQGELPEVHIWRHQQALILGLRDRKLPAAEQAIRHLRQQGIEVAVRNSGGAAVPLDAGVVNITMLVPKPPGRIDIYEDFDRMYRWIAAAVSSADDVGVGEVQGAYCPGEYDLSIGGLKFCGIAQRRQTRAYAVQAFINAEGSGQERANRVREYYALAAGHSGNEADAPPRVTKDRTASLAELIPGFTAERLVERLKQTLAQWAGPPRQILHVYEEPHDALDAMAASLRDRYDR, from the coding sequence ATGGAACCATCATTCTGGCTGGCAGAAGGCTCATACCGTATCGTCGAAAGAACAGATCCATTGACGGGAGACGCCCTGATTCCTTTTGCCTATGAAGAGCTCAGGGGGAGAAAAGTCGGGCAGGGGGAGCTGCCTGAAGTGCATATTTGGCGGCATCAGCAAGCGCTCATATTGGGATTGCGGGATCGGAAGCTCCCTGCAGCGGAGCAAGCTATCCGACATTTGCGGCAGCAGGGTATTGAAGTTGCGGTCCGCAACTCCGGAGGAGCCGCCGTGCCCCTGGACGCTGGCGTAGTCAACATTACCATGCTGGTGCCCAAGCCGCCGGGACGGATCGACATCTATGAAGATTTCGACCGGATGTATCGCTGGATCGCTGCTGCGGTTTCTTCAGCAGATGATGTAGGCGTGGGTGAGGTGCAGGGGGCCTATTGTCCGGGAGAATATGATTTGAGCATAGGAGGATTGAAGTTTTGCGGGATAGCCCAAAGGCGGCAAACGCGGGCCTATGCCGTACAAGCCTTCATTAATGCAGAAGGAAGCGGTCAGGAGAGGGCCAATCGTGTCAGGGAGTATTATGCCCTTGCCGCAGGACATTCGGGCAATGAAGCGGATGCGCCGCCTCGAGTAACGAAGGACCGGACAGCGAGCTTGGCCGAGCTCATACCGGGATTCACGGCTGAGCGTCTGGTAGAGCGCCTGAAGCAGACCCTGGCGCAGTGGGCAGGCCCGCCGCGCCAGATCTTGCACGTCTATGAGGAGCCGCATGATGCCTTGGATGCAATGGCTGCTTCTCTGAGGGATCGCTATGACCGCTAA
- a CDS encoding alpha/beta hydrolase yields the protein MHDPRYYKRTIEKRTLPSAVLGEERLVRVYLPPGYNDLLSYPVVYCQDGEEFFQFGRIATHANRMILDEGVEPFLIAGVAVDVKKRTSEYAPEGERFSAYQQFFTQELIPFLEDEYPVRSAPGQRILAGDSLGGTISLHLALDYPDLFHNVLALSGAFLPSTQERIRKETDLAWLRLYMLIGLDEQEVKTERGTFDFLEANRTARALLEERRTVLQYEEKPGKHLWGFWQDHLPTGLKLLLPD from the coding sequence ATGCACGATCCCCGCTATTACAAAAGAACAATCGAAAAGCGCACCCTACCCTCCGCCGTGTTAGGCGAAGAACGCCTGGTGCGCGTATATTTGCCTCCTGGCTACAACGATCTGCTCAGCTACCCCGTTGTGTATTGTCAGGATGGAGAAGAGTTTTTTCAGTTCGGGCGCATTGCCACCCATGCAAATCGCATGATTCTGGACGAAGGGGTCGAACCATTCCTTATTGCCGGCGTAGCAGTCGACGTCAAGAAACGCACAAGCGAATATGCGCCTGAAGGGGAGCGCTTCTCCGCTTATCAGCAATTTTTCACGCAAGAGTTAATTCCCTTCTTAGAAGACGAGTACCCAGTTAGATCTGCCCCTGGTCAGCGCATATTGGCCGGCGATTCCCTTGGCGGCACCATATCCCTTCATCTGGCATTGGACTATCCGGATTTGTTCCACAACGTATTGGCATTGTCCGGGGCTTTTCTCCCTTCGACGCAGGAGCGTATACGCAAGGAGACCGATCTGGCCTGGCTTCGGCTGTATATGCTGATCGGACTGGATGAACAGGAGGTCAAGACCGAGCGCGGCACCTTCGACTTCCTGGAAGCCAACAGAACCGCCCGCGCTCTGCTGGAAGAGCGGCGGACGGTTCTGCAATACGAAGAGAAACCCGGCAAGCATCTGTGGGGCTTCTGGCAGGATCACCTGCCGACCGGCCTCAAGCTGCTGCTGCCTGACTAA
- the pdhA gene encoding pyruvate dehydrogenase (acetyl-transferring) E1 component subunit alpha translates to MAKTMNQSNYEVRTEPVEALSILSPEGKLLQPDLLPQLSDEQLRELMRRMVFTRVWDQRAISLSRQGRLGFYAPVSGQEATMVASEFALRQDDFICPGYRDMPQLVWHGLPMYQAFLYSRGHQQGGRIPEDVNVLMPQIIIGAQIVQAAGVAMGLKKRGTDRVAITYTGDGGSSQGDFYEGMNFAGAFKLPVIFVVQNNGYAISTPFSKQTASESIAHKAVAAGIHGVQVDGMDAMAVYKAVQDAAERGRKGEGATLIEAITYRFGPHSMSGDDPSKYRTKEEQGEWEERDPLVRMRKFLESKNLWSEEDEAKVTEEAKNTVAEQIKKAESVEKMTIPGLIDSMFEQTPPYLEQQKEDFTK, encoded by the coding sequence ATGGCCAAAACCATGAACCAGTCTAATTATGAAGTGCGCACTGAGCCAGTCGAGGCGCTTTCCATCCTGTCTCCCGAAGGCAAGCTGCTTCAGCCGGATTTGCTGCCGCAGCTGTCGGATGAACAATTGCGTGAATTAATGAGGCGGATGGTCTTTACCCGCGTATGGGATCAGCGGGCAATCAGCCTGAGCCGTCAAGGCCGTCTCGGGTTTTATGCCCCGGTATCCGGCCAGGAAGCGACGATGGTAGCAAGCGAATTTGCATTGCGCCAGGATGACTTTATATGTCCAGGGTACCGGGATATGCCGCAGCTTGTTTGGCATGGATTGCCAATGTATCAAGCTTTCCTATATTCCAGAGGCCATCAGCAGGGCGGCCGGATTCCGGAAGATGTGAATGTGTTGATGCCGCAAATTATTATCGGCGCGCAAATTGTGCAGGCAGCGGGTGTCGCGATGGGCTTGAAGAAGCGCGGAACTGACCGGGTTGCCATCACGTATACAGGCGACGGCGGTTCCTCCCAAGGGGACTTCTACGAGGGTATGAACTTCGCCGGGGCTTTCAAGCTGCCTGTCATTTTTGTCGTGCAGAATAATGGATACGCGATCTCTACGCCTTTTTCCAAGCAAACCGCTTCGGAATCGATTGCCCACAAGGCCGTAGCAGCCGGAATCCACGGCGTGCAGGTAGACGGCATGGATGCCATGGCTGTCTATAAAGCCGTGCAGGATGCCGCTGAGCGCGGAAGGAAGGGCGAAGGGGCGACGCTGATTGAAGCGATCACTTACCGCTTCGGTCCACACTCCATGTCTGGTGACGATCCGTCCAAATACCGGACAAAAGAGGAGCAGGGGGAATGGGAAGAGCGCGATCCATTGGTACGTATGCGCAAATTCCTGGAATCCAAGAATCTGTGGTCCGAGGAAGACGAGGCGAAAGTAACGGAAGAAGCGAAAAATACAGTTGCCGAACAGATCAAAAAAGCGGAAAGCGTTGAAAAAATGACGATACCTGGCTTGATCGACAGCATGTTTGAGCAAACGCCTCCATATCTGGAACAGCAAAAAGAGGACTTCACGAAATAA
- a CDS encoding alpha-ketoacid dehydrogenase subunit beta has protein sequence MAQMTMIQAITDAMRVELERDENVLVFGEDVGHVGGVFRATEGLQKQFGEERVFDTPLAESGIGGLAIGLGITGYRPVAEIQFIGFIFEVMDSICAQASRMRYRSGGRYNAPIVFRTPFGAGVHAPELHSDSLEGLLMQTPGLKVVVPSNPYDAKGLLLSAIRDNDPVFFLEHLKLYRSFRGEVPEGDYTVPLGKANVVREGKDVTIVTYGAMVHTSLAAADELAKEGIEAEVIDLRTLVPMDMETVLESIKKTNRAIVVQEAQRSAGAGAEIVARIMEQGILHLEAPVLRITSPDTVLGFGEIEKEWLPDASRVIKGVKEVINF, from the coding sequence ATGGCACAAATGACAATGATACAAGCCATTACCGATGCGATGCGCGTAGAACTGGAGCGGGACGAAAATGTGCTGGTTTTCGGTGAGGACGTCGGTCATGTAGGCGGCGTTTTCCGCGCTACAGAAGGCTTGCAGAAGCAATTTGGAGAAGAGCGGGTATTCGATACGCCGCTGGCGGAATCGGGTATTGGCGGTTTGGCTATCGGCCTTGGCATAACGGGTTATCGGCCGGTTGCGGAGATTCAATTTATCGGCTTTATTTTTGAAGTAATGGATTCGATCTGTGCGCAAGCATCCCGTATGCGCTATCGCTCTGGCGGTCGCTACAACGCGCCAATCGTATTCCGGACGCCTTTTGGTGCGGGAGTGCATGCGCCGGAGCTGCATTCCGACAGCCTCGAAGGCTTGCTGATGCAGACACCGGGCTTGAAGGTGGTCGTGCCGAGCAATCCTTATGACGCCAAAGGGCTGCTGCTGTCGGCGATTCGCGATAACGACCCTGTCTTCTTCCTGGAGCACCTGAAGCTGTACCGTTCATTCCGCGGCGAAGTGCCTGAGGGCGACTACACGGTGCCGCTTGGCAAGGCGAATGTTGTGCGCGAGGGCAAGGACGTCACGATTGTTACTTACGGCGCGATGGTGCACACCTCGTTGGCGGCTGCAGACGAGCTGGCCAAGGAGGGGATCGAGGCTGAGGTGATCGATCTTCGCACATTGGTGCCTATGGATATGGAAACCGTTCTGGAATCGATCAAGAAGACCAACCGCGCCATTGTCGTTCAAGAGGCGCAGCGCTCAGCTGGCGCTGGAGCGGAGATCGTCGCGCGCATTATGGAGCAGGGCATTCTGCATCTGGAAGCGCCAGTGCTGCGGATTACTTCCCCGGATACGGTGCTAGGTTTCGGCGAGATTGAGAAGGAATGGCTGCCTGACGCCTCTCGGGTTATCAAGGGCGTGAAGGAAGTTATCAATTTCTAA